A region from the uncultured Macellibacteroides sp. genome encodes:
- the gmd gene encoding GDP-mannose 4,6-dehydratase, protein MKKIALITGITGQDGAYLAEYLIKLGYTVHGIKRRSSQFNTDRIDHLYQGPHIENRNLILHYGDLTDSMNITRIIQEVQPDEIYNLAAMSHVKVSFDTPEYTANADGLGTLRILEAVRLLGLTNKTRVYQASTSELYGLVQEIPQKETTPFYPRSPYAVAKMYAYWITVNYREAYNMHASNGILFNHESPLRGETFVTRKITRAVSKIVLGMQQELFLGNLSSQRDWGHAKDYVRAMHAILQQDKPSDYVIATGVTTTVRDFVRLAFGETGLTVTFEGEGAAETGVITAIDEARFVAAVGESYLAEAKTLIGKTVVSVDPAYFRPTEVELLIGDPTKSKTVLGWEPKYDLKGLVEDMMRSDIKGMKKDSYLKEGGYRTLNYFE, encoded by the coding sequence ATGAAAAAAATAGCATTAATCACAGGTATCACCGGACAAGACGGAGCTTATCTGGCAGAATACTTAATCAAACTAGGATATACGGTGCACGGCATTAAACGGCGGTCGTCGCAATTTAATACGGATCGTATTGATCATTTGTATCAGGGGCCGCACATTGAAAACCGTAACTTAATCTTACATTATGGTGACCTTACGGATTCCATGAATATTACCCGTATCATCCAGGAGGTGCAGCCGGATGAGATTTATAATCTGGCGGCCATGAGTCACGTGAAGGTGAGTTTCGATACACCCGAATATACGGCAAATGCCGATGGATTGGGTACCTTGCGTATCCTGGAGGCTGTTCGCTTGCTGGGGCTGACCAACAAAACTCGCGTTTATCAGGCTTCCACTTCGGAGTTGTACGGGCTGGTGCAGGAAATTCCTCAAAAAGAAACTACGCCGTTTTATCCCCGGTCACCTTATGCGGTGGCTAAGATGTACGCGTACTGGATTACTGTAAACTACCGGGAAGCTTACAATATGCATGCCAGCAATGGTATCTTGTTTAACCATGAGTCGCCGCTACGTGGCGAAACTTTTGTTACCCGCAAGATTACCCGTGCGGTAAGCAAGATCGTTCTGGGAATGCAGCAGGAATTGTTCCTTGGTAACTTGTCGTCTCAGCGTGACTGGGGCCATGCAAAGGATTATGTGCGTGCCATGCATGCCATTCTGCAACAGGATAAGCCTTCGGATTATGTAATTGCCACAGGTGTTACAACCACTGTGCGCGATTTTGTTCGTTTGGCCTTTGGCGAAACGGGTTTGACTGTTACTTTCGAAGGTGAGGGTGCTGCCGAAACGGGTGTGATTACGGCTATCGACGAAGCTCGTTTTGTAGCTGCTGTAGGCGAATCGTATCTTGCAGAGGCTAAAACATTGATCGGGAAAACAGTTGTGAGTGTGGATCCGGCCTATTTCCGTCCTACAGAAGTGGAGTTGCTAATTGGCGATCCTACCAAATCGAAGACTGTATTGGGCTGGGAGCCAAAATATGACCTGAAGGGATTGGTCGAAGATATGATGCGTAGCGATATCAAGGGAATGAAAAAGGATTCGTACCTGAAAGAAGGCGGATACCGTACATTAAACTACTTCGAATAA
- a CDS encoding LytTR family DNA-binding domain-containing protein yields the protein MKSAFSVVIVDDEAAGILRLKSSLKEYPEFCVVETARSGEEGKRCILKHRPDLVFLDIELPDMSGVHLLTGLNELVSWPMQVIFYTSHSKYMLDAIRKSAFDYLLKPYDEEELGLVLNRVLCFFEKEERPVSFRESIKLLQPHGMVFMVSTVMGYKLMRLEEIGFFEYHKSKKSWGITQGDGRCLLLKRSTKAETILKYSQSFVQINQYQIININYLSAIQANRCCLLPPFNLGTEQLLISRTFLKALQLRFNLI from the coding sequence ATGAAGTCGGCGTTTAGTGTGGTGATAGTGGATGATGAAGCCGCGGGGATTCTCCGCCTGAAGAGTTCGTTGAAGGAGTACCCCGAATTTTGTGTGGTTGAAACAGCCCGTTCGGGCGAAGAGGGTAAGCGGTGCATTCTGAAGCATCGTCCGGATCTGGTTTTTCTGGATATTGAGTTGCCGGACATGAGCGGGGTGCATCTGCTTACTGGTTTGAATGAGTTGGTGTCGTGGCCGATGCAGGTTATTTTTTACACGTCGCATTCCAAGTATATGCTGGATGCGATCCGTAAATCGGCTTTCGATTACCTGCTGAAGCCTTACGATGAGGAGGAGCTGGGACTTGTGCTGAACCGGGTGTTGTGTTTCTTTGAAAAGGAGGAGCGTCCGGTAAGTTTCCGGGAGTCGATTAAGTTGTTACAGCCGCATGGGATGGTATTTATGGTGTCGACGGTTATGGGGTATAAGTTGATGCGCCTGGAGGAAATAGGTTTCTTTGAATATCATAAGAGCAAAAAATCGTGGGGTATTACCCAGGGAGACGGGCGGTGTTTGTTGCTGAAGCGGAGTACCAAGGCGGAGACTATCCTGAAGTATTCGCAGTCTTTTGTTCAAATTAATCAGTATCAGATTATTAATATCAATTATCTGAGTGCGATTCAGGCAAACCGGTGTTGTTTACTTCCGCCATTTAATCTGGGTACGGAGCAGTTGCTTATCTCGAGGACTTTTTTAAAAGCTCTCCAGCTGCGTTTTAATTTAATCTGA
- a CDS encoding glycosyltransferase family 4 protein, with the protein MESTLIFKVFGVLLFLAELIYFKIADRLNIIDKPNQRSSHDRITLLGGGVVFYFGVLLYSIWFGVPHQWFLAGLTLIAGISFLDDIRPIRSSVRLVFHFAAMLLMFNQWGLFSDFPLWYVLIALIFCTGVINAFNFMDGINGITGAYSFVVLLVLSYINKQVVDFIDHDYLYTVLIAVAVFNFFNFRKNAKCFAGDVGAVGIAFIILFALGKLMLATGDFSYIVILAVYGVDSILTIIHRLMLRENIFDAHRKHAYQIMANELNLPHVVVSSFYAAMQALVIGGYFVFFENRWTYIAVVISLLCVAYMLFMKKFFYLHQQRMAV; encoded by the coding sequence ATGGAGAGTACGTTGATTTTTAAAGTGTTTGGTGTTTTATTGTTTTTGGCGGAACTGATCTATTTTAAGATCGCTGACCGTCTGAATATTATTGACAAACCGAACCAGCGGAGTTCGCACGACAGGATTACCTTGCTTGGTGGTGGGGTAGTTTTTTATTTTGGAGTGCTGTTGTACAGTATCTGGTTTGGTGTTCCACACCAGTGGTTTCTTGCCGGTCTCACTCTTATTGCCGGTATTAGTTTTCTGGATGATATCCGCCCTATCCGAAGTAGTGTGCGCCTGGTATTTCATTTCGCAGCTATGTTGCTTATGTTTAACCAATGGGGGTTGTTCTCTGACTTCCCGCTCTGGTATGTGCTGATAGCGCTTATTTTCTGTACCGGGGTGATTAATGCGTTCAATTTTATGGATGGTATCAATGGCATTACGGGGGCGTATAGTTTCGTGGTGTTGCTTGTTTTGTCGTACATAAATAAGCAGGTGGTCGATTTCATCGATCATGATTACTTGTACACGGTTCTTATCGCTGTGGCTGTTTTTAATTTCTTTAATTTCCGTAAAAATGCCAAGTGTTTTGCCGGGGATGTGGGTGCCGTGGGTATCGCTTTCATTATTTTGTTTGCCTTGGGTAAGCTGATGTTGGCTACCGGCGATTTTAGCTACATTGTTATTCTGGCTGTGTACGGCGTGGACAGCATTCTTACCATCATCCACCGTCTGATGCTGCGCGAGAATATATTCGACGCGCACCGCAAGCATGCGTACCAGATTATGGCTAACGAGCTGAATTTGCCGCACGTGGTGGTTTCGTCTTTTTATGCTGCCATGCAGGCACTGGTTATTGGTGGTTATTTTGTCTTTTTCGAAAACCGGTGGACATACATCGCTGTTGTGATCTCACTGCTCTGCGTTGCTTACATGTTATTTATGAAAAAGTTTTTCTACCTCCATCAGCAACGGATGGCGGTTTAA
- a CDS encoding helix-turn-helix transcriptional regulator produces MTTSIQKRLESLVSDTPSRWEERALWRKENEAWLKKSAEIALKVLREIRAKSITQKVLAERIGVSSQQINKLLKGQENMSLATICKLESALGISLITVPGSYTIQLECNKYVSNEPFTGSVKYVAKPYTNAVDSNFVMEEDLCEEYNPAI; encoded by the coding sequence ATGACAACAAGTATACAAAAGAGATTAGAGTCTTTGGTTTCCGACACTCCTTCGCGTTGGGAAGAAAGGGCTCTGTGGAGAAAAGAAAATGAAGCATGGCTTAAAAAGTCGGCCGAAATTGCATTGAAGGTATTACGCGAAATAAGAGCTAAATCTATCACTCAAAAGGTATTGGCAGAACGAATTGGTGTTTCTTCTCAACAGATTAATAAATTATTGAAAGGGCAAGAGAACATGAGTCTTGCTACGATCTGTAAGTTGGAATCTGCTCTTGGCATATCGCTGATAACTGTTCCCGGCTCTTATACAATTCAGTTGGAATGTAATAAATATGTAAGTAACGAGCCATTTACCGGATCTGTAAAATATGTAGCCAAGCCTTATACAAATGCTGTTGATAGCAATTTTGTGATGGAAGAGGATTTGTGTGAAGAATATAATCCTGCAATATGA
- a CDS encoding histidine kinase, whose product MKIVNYLLAALMVLFIIYLFSLTWSFESEESRNDARDSVKLLTESAGVMHDADLSVEEKIQNQKLMLIFNKLAVLNLEQARHNESDTRRYRFTVIGLCIASFLIFGTLVVFGKIRNRQHALVNEQQQLRISVLRLQNIRNRITPHFIFNELNRVISQATDKGQYSEMQDLVKLLRFSLQLNQKLGITLKEELDFVRFYLDVERKRLGADFVVEWVMDESVIPEEVMLPAMFVQIPVENAIKHGLALLEGEKRLRICVSGQTEGVKVCVSDNGLGFYPDLELGVYGTGMGLKVLYQTADVLNGMNKEKLTISVDNRKDEGGTEVCFFIPDNYKIE is encoded by the coding sequence ATGAAAATAGTGAACTACTTGCTTGCCGCGTTGATGGTGCTTTTTATAATCTATCTTTTTTCGTTAACCTGGTCGTTCGAATCCGAGGAGAGTAGGAATGATGCCCGGGATTCGGTAAAATTGCTTACCGAATCGGCTGGGGTGATGCATGATGCTGATTTATCGGTCGAGGAAAAGATACAGAACCAAAAACTGATGCTTATTTTTAATAAGCTTGCTGTTTTAAATCTGGAGCAGGCCAGACATAATGAGAGTGATACCCGTAGATACCGGTTTACGGTAATTGGTCTTTGCATTGCTTCGTTCCTGATTTTTGGTACGCTTGTTGTTTTTGGAAAGATTCGTAACAGGCAACATGCGTTGGTTAACGAGCAGCAGCAATTGCGTATTTCGGTGCTTCGTTTACAGAATATACGAAATCGTATTACGCCTCATTTTATATTTAATGAGTTGAACCGGGTAATTTCGCAGGCTACCGATAAAGGGCAGTACAGCGAAATGCAGGACTTGGTGAAATTGCTGCGCTTTAGTTTGCAGCTGAATCAGAAGTTGGGGATTACGCTGAAAGAGGAACTTGACTTTGTACGGTTTTACCTGGATGTGGAAAGGAAGCGGTTGGGTGCCGATTTTGTGGTTGAATGGGTGATGGACGAGTCTGTGATTCCCGAAGAGGTGATGTTGCCGGCCATGTTTGTGCAGATTCCGGTGGAGAATGCCATTAAGCATGGGCTTGCTTTGCTGGAGGGTGAAAAGAGGTTGCGGATTTGTGTATCCGGGCAAACCGAAGGAGTAAAAGTGTGTGTAAGCGATAATGGGCTTGGTTTTTATCCTGATCTGGAACTGGGTGTGTATGGCACCGGAATGGGCCTGAAGGTGTTATACCAGACGGCGGATGTGTTGAATGGTATGAATAAGGAAAAGCTTACTATTAGTGTGGATAACCGAAAGGATGAGGGTGGCACGGAGGTGTGCTTTTTCATTCCTGATAATTATAAAATTGAGTAG
- a CDS encoding DUF2326 domain-containing protein produces MFLKNLSIYNDNTPIREINFRKGINLIVDESSSTNKTDSGNSVGKTTVLRLIDFCLDGKGRNIFVDPEFKGDNLKIKKFLTENNIVISLTLCDDINDELSNQLVIRRNFLSYTNKIQTIDGIKYADKEFTEKLKELIFETEVEKPSFRQLISKNIRDEKNKLMNTLRVLQPNVTTDATYEILHLFWFGIDISSSKDKLIRDQKLEVKLQSRLRKESSLSQINQALLIINKEIEELTRLKGNFNLNDKFEEDLAKLNDVKTQINRETTVISQLQLRKELINESKEDLEKNYATIDTEQIKTLYDRARLLIPGIQRTFEETLVFHNEMIQQKIKFITEELPVLQADITQKKLKINALLKQEKELSDSLNKAGAIEGLQSIIDNLTSFYEKKGNFEEQKKLWESSNRNLETIKTSLEKINSNIDSRDAEIQNRISQFNTYFSDISSRLDGVYSILSADNSTGVYKFKIDNIEGNPGTGSKKSQMASFDLAYIKFADALGIPCLHFILQDQIENVHANQITNLLTEIVEEVNCQYVLPVLRDKLPKDIDIKSLEILSLSQDKKLFKIK; encoded by the coding sequence ATGTTTTTAAAAAATCTGTCCATATATAATGATAATACACCGATCCGCGAAATTAACTTCCGCAAGGGAATTAACCTGATTGTGGACGAATCCAGTTCGACAAACAAAACTGATTCGGGAAATAGCGTTGGTAAAACAACGGTATTAAGGTTGATTGATTTTTGTCTGGATGGTAAAGGTAGAAACATCTTTGTGGATCCGGAGTTTAAAGGAGATAACCTCAAAATAAAAAAATTTCTTACCGAAAATAACATAGTTATTTCTCTGACGCTTTGTGACGACATTAATGATGAGCTATCAAACCAGCTGGTTATAAGGAGAAATTTTCTTAGTTACACGAATAAAATCCAGACCATTGATGGCATTAAATATGCAGACAAGGAGTTTACGGAAAAACTTAAAGAGTTGATTTTTGAGACTGAGGTGGAAAAGCCTTCGTTCAGACAGTTGATCTCGAAAAACATTCGGGATGAAAAAAATAAATTAATGAATACTCTTCGGGTTTTGCAACCAAATGTAACCACGGATGCGACTTATGAAATTCTGCATTTGTTTTGGTTTGGAATTGATATTAGTTCATCTAAAGATAAACTTATCCGGGACCAGAAACTGGAAGTAAAGCTACAAAGCAGATTAAGAAAAGAAAGTAGCCTGTCTCAGATAAATCAGGCACTGTTGATTATCAATAAGGAAATTGAAGAATTGACACGGTTAAAGGGTAATTTTAATCTGAATGATAAATTTGAGGAGGATCTTGCGAAACTTAATGATGTAAAAACTCAGATAAATAGGGAAACTACTGTGATTTCGCAGTTACAGTTACGAAAAGAACTTATCAATGAAAGCAAGGAAGATCTAGAAAAAAATTATGCGACTATTGATACCGAACAAATAAAAACTTTATATGACCGGGCCAGGTTATTAATTCCTGGTATCCAACGGACTTTCGAAGAAACACTCGTTTTTCACAATGAGATGATTCAACAAAAAATTAAATTTATTACAGAAGAGCTTCCAGTCTTGCAAGCTGATATTACTCAAAAAAAGCTTAAAATCAATGCTTTGCTTAAACAAGAAAAGGAGTTGTCTGATTCTTTAAACAAAGCGGGGGCTATCGAAGGGTTGCAATCTATAATTGACAATCTGACCTCGTTTTACGAAAAGAAAGGAAACTTTGAAGAGCAAAAAAAGTTATGGGAAAGTTCAAATAGAAATTTGGAAACCATCAAAACTTCTTTAGAAAAAATTAACAGCAACATCGATTCAAGAGATGCAGAAATACAGAATAGAATTTCACAATTCAATACTTATTTCTCTGATATTTCAAGTAGGCTTGATGGCGTTTATTCTATTCTAAGTGCAGATAATAGTACCGGTGTTTACAAGTTTAAAATTGACAATATTGAGGGTAACCCGGGAACGGGAAGCAAGAAAAGCCAGATGGCTTCTTTCGACTTGGCTTATATTAAGTTTGCCGATGCATTAGGTATTCCTTGTCTGCATTTTATTCTGCAGGATCAAATAGAAAATGTGCATGCAAATCAAATAACAAATTTACTTACTGAAATTGTTGAAGAGGTAAATTGTCAGTATGTACTACCTGTACTTCGTGATAAATTGCCAAAAGATATTGATATCAAGTCGTTGGAAATACTTTCTTTATCGCAAGACAAAAAGCTTTTTAAAATAAAATAG
- a CDS encoding reverse transcriptase domain-containing protein, translating to MKKKKDWFKVRGYQHIGISLLYKDRKWVYGYVRNIDKIAEHAFLPLIYKPFKTERCKRNFENPSKKRIREPKIRPICYANHLDASIYSYYAFILVKKYDDYVKSIPFNKSITAYRQLEVNDAGKIRNKCNIDFAKDVFEYIKENCTANGLAVLTFDVEKFFDNLDPIILKKCWIRVLGSDKCLSKDHYAVYKNVVRYSYVHENDLFNLFKNEIPCSKKDGTLVKRKIIHSRYMHNHNAMGYCDKTGIKKIRDSGIIIEHRKDSSIDEKLRMRGIPQGLPISSVLANIYMLDFDSAIYEKVNLENGFYNRYCDDVIVVCPIDKADSIKNYILEQIKDLKLNIQEKKTNVYYFKHQANGSLYCEHAVLGKRKALEFLGFQFDGQRILLKSSSVSSFYCKMMRSVHRGGFYAININTQEKYKLFTRKFYKRFTRFGMKRSLRYKRDPNDTSKFVRSTKYNWGNYLSYAHNASRIMKDEGIKNQLRHSNSILVKVIKRKISVINKVMYARSLKDQQYN from the coding sequence ATGAAGAAAAAAAAAGATTGGTTTAAAGTTAGAGGGTATCAACATATTGGCATTTCACTCCTTTATAAAGATAGAAAGTGGGTATATGGCTATGTACGTAACATTGATAAAATCGCGGAGCATGCCTTTTTACCGTTAATTTACAAGCCTTTCAAAACGGAGCGTTGTAAAAGGAATTTCGAAAATCCATCAAAGAAACGAATACGGGAGCCAAAAATACGCCCCATTTGTTATGCCAACCATCTAGATGCAAGTATTTATTCGTATTACGCATTTATCTTGGTAAAAAAATATGATGATTATGTAAAATCTATACCTTTTAACAAATCTATTACTGCATATAGACAATTAGAAGTTAACGATGCTGGTAAAATAAGAAATAAATGTAATATTGATTTTGCCAAAGATGTTTTTGAATATATTAAAGAGAATTGCACAGCAAATGGCTTAGCGGTTCTTACGTTTGATGTAGAAAAGTTCTTTGATAATCTGGATCCTATAATTTTAAAGAAATGTTGGATTAGAGTACTTGGTTCCGATAAATGCCTGTCAAAAGATCATTATGCTGTATATAAGAACGTGGTTCGTTATAGCTACGTTCATGAAAATGATTTGTTTAATCTATTTAAAAATGAAATTCCTTGTTCTAAAAAGGATGGAACATTAGTTAAAAGAAAAATAATACATTCGCGCTATATGCACAATCATAACGCAATGGGGTATTGTGATAAAACTGGCATTAAAAAAATAAGAGATAGTGGTATTATTATAGAGCATCGAAAAGATAGTAGTATAGATGAAAAATTAAGAATGAGGGGGATACCCCAAGGGTTACCTATCAGCTCTGTTCTTGCAAATATTTACATGCTAGACTTTGACTCAGCTATTTACGAAAAAGTAAATCTAGAAAATGGATTTTACAACAGGTATTGTGATGATGTGATAGTTGTGTGCCCTATTGACAAAGCGGATTCGATAAAGAATTATATATTAGAACAGATTAAAGATCTAAAGCTAAACATACAAGAAAAAAAGACGAATGTTTATTATTTTAAGCATCAAGCCAACGGCTCTTTATATTGTGAACATGCAGTTTTGGGAAAACGTAAAGCATTAGAGTTTCTTGGTTTTCAGTTTGATGGACAACGTATTTTATTAAAATCTTCCAGCGTTTCATCTTTTTATTGTAAAATGATGAGGAGTGTGCATAGAGGGGGATTTTATGCTATAAATATAAATACGCAAGAGAAATACAAACTATTTACAAGAAAATTTTATAAACGTTTTACAAGATTCGGTATGAAAAGAAGTCTTAGGTATAAACGGGATCCAAATGACACAAGCAAATTTGTAAGATCGACAAAATACAACTGGGGCAATTACCTTTCATACGCTCATAATGCTAGTAGAATTATGAAAGATGAAGGTATTAAAAATCAGCTTCGTCATAGTAATTCCATTTTAGTAAAAGTAATAAAACGGAAAATAAGCGTCATAAACAAAGTGATGTATGCTAGATCTTTGAAAGATCAACAATATAATTAA
- a CDS encoding ABC-three component system middle component 6, whose amino-acid sequence MIISKDTHPERDLYYLGARVIEILAGTEKYEMSFWEILEKMKLTERISVNLFMLTLDWLFIIGAITKSEEGGIKKCF is encoded by the coding sequence ATGATAATTAGTAAAGACACACATCCTGAAAGAGATTTGTACTATCTGGGTGCCCGCGTTATTGAGATACTTGCCGGCACAGAAAAGTATGAAATGTCTTTTTGGGAGATTCTGGAGAAGATGAAGCTTACAGAAAGAATTTCTGTTAATCTTTTTATGCTTACTTTGGATTGGCTATTTATAATTGGCGCTATAACAAAATCAGAAGAAGGAGGTATCAAAAAATGTTTTTAA
- a CDS encoding mannose-1-phosphate guanylyltransferase: MKSNTNHLVIMAGGIGSRFWPMSTPERPKQFIDVIGCGRTLIQLTADRFKGICPPENIWVVTSKKFAGLVRDQLPEIPQENILLEPCMRNTAPCIAYVAWKIAMRHPEANLVVTPADHVVMDTVEFRRVITSALSFTKDSRALLTLGMKPNRPETGYGYIEADMDAASPVNKEVYKVRAFREKPSLERAVSYIAQPNFFWNAGIFVWNVQTIEGAMRLQQPEIAEIMDNAALSFYSPIEQVVIDELFPQCPNISIDYAIMEKAKDLFVVPASFGWSDLGTWGSLHERSEKDPNNNAAIGNNIKLIESSNCMVHTQENKRVVIQGLNGYIVAEKDNTLLICQLSEEQRIKEFSKE, from the coding sequence ATGAAATCGAATACAAACCATCTCGTAATAATGGCCGGGGGCATTGGTAGCCGGTTCTGGCCAATGAGTACGCCCGAAAGGCCTAAGCAGTTTATCGATGTGATAGGTTGTGGTCGTACACTGATTCAACTTACTGCCGATCGCTTTAAAGGGATTTGTCCGCCGGAGAATATCTGGGTGGTTACTTCCAAAAAATTTGCCGGCCTGGTGCGCGATCAGTTACCGGAAATACCCCAGGAGAATATTTTACTGGAGCCTTGTATGCGTAATACCGCTCCTTGCATTGCCTATGTTGCCTGGAAGATTGCGATGCGCCATCCGGAGGCAAATTTAGTGGTTACTCCTGCCGATCATGTGGTGATGGATACCGTGGAGTTTAGGCGGGTAATTACTTCGGCTCTTTCGTTTACAAAGGATAGCCGGGCTTTGCTTACCCTGGGTATGAAACCCAACCGTCCCGAAACGGGCTATGGGTATATTGAGGCGGACATGGATGCCGCATCTCCCGTAAATAAGGAGGTGTACAAGGTGCGTGCGTTTAGGGAAAAGCCTTCATTGGAGCGTGCTGTTTCGTACATTGCTCAACCTAATTTCTTTTGGAACGCGGGGATTTTTGTGTGGAACGTGCAGACTATCGAAGGTGCGATGCGCCTGCAGCAGCCGGAGATTGCCGAAATAATGGATAATGCTGCTCTTTCTTTTTATTCGCCCATCGAACAGGTGGTGATTGACGAGTTGTTTCCACAATGTCCGAACATTTCCATCGATTACGCGATCATGGAAAAGGCAAAGGATCTATTTGTTGTTCCTGCAAGCTTTGGTTGGAGCGATCTGGGTACCTGGGGTTCGTTGCATGAACGTTCGGAAAAGGATCCAAACAACAATGCCGCCATCGGAAATAACATTAAGCTAATTGAAAGCAGCAACTGCATGGTGCACACCCAGGAAAACAAAAGAGTAGTAATACAAGGCCTGAACGGTTACATAGTTGCCGAAAAAGACAACACCCTCCTTATTTGCCAACTAAGCGAGGAACAACGAATTAAGGAGTTTTCGAAAGAATAA
- a CDS encoding ABC-three component system protein, producing the protein MGAARNYTKQTIKKLFGLSGNICAFPGCTKRLVNPKNALDSNICHIEAAEPGGERYNKSMTDKERADYKNLIVLCPQHHDETNDISTYTVDVLMEMKSNHESSCLQEVIKTNPSMLKNAITAISSIDISKPDEPESLYAFDPNDKITYNSIKRNYSFINEYKVYHTKVNSIYDELELQGSLRKDRLLSNIRQIYLEIKGKYVLDSKKPMDIVRTNADNIMDEVYDSLIQKVNGCSLFEEDLVWGVRLVMVDAFIRCKILEEPAKHDN; encoded by the coding sequence ATGGGAGCAGCAAGAAACTATACAAAACAGACTATAAAAAAATTATTTGGCTTATCCGGAAACATTTGTGCTTTTCCGGGTTGTACAAAAAGGCTTGTTAATCCAAAAAATGCCTTAGATTCTAACATTTGTCATATTGAAGCTGCTGAGCCCGGAGGAGAAAGGTATAATAAATCGATGACAGACAAAGAGAGGGCTGATTACAAAAATTTAATTGTCTTATGCCCACAGCATCACGATGAGACGAACGATATTTCCACTTATACGGTTGATGTATTAATGGAAATGAAATCGAATCACGAAAGTTCTTGCTTGCAGGAGGTTATTAAAACCAATCCTTCCATGTTGAAAAATGCGATTACGGCTATTTCTTCCATAGACATAAGTAAACCCGATGAACCGGAAAGTTTGTATGCATTTGATCCGAATGATAAGATTACATATAATAGTATAAAAAGAAATTATTCTTTCATTAACGAGTACAAGGTTTATCATACGAAAGTGAACTCTATATATGATGAACTTGAATTACAGGGGTCGTTAAGAAAAGATAGATTATTGAGTAATATCAGACAAATATATCTTGAGATTAAAGGAAAATACGTCCTTGATTCCAAAAAACCTATGGATATTGTTCGTACCAACGCCGACAATATAATGGATGAAGTGTACGACTCTTTGATTCAAAAAGTGAATGGATGTTCGTTGTTTGAAGAAGATTTGGTTTGGGGGGTCCGATTGGTTATGGTTGACGCTTTTATTCGTTGTAAAATTTTAGAAGAACCGGCTAAACATGATAATTAG
- a CDS encoding DUF4145 domain-containing protein: MNRNYKGITIKSDCPSCKKETNHRIVEIIKEKHSDEDSWFQNEYMIIMCQGCNTYSFRKEYVDETCFYGNEEVTLNPDIEIYPKPEILKSNPIYNNVPRNVRSIYNEAIIAVNNDCNILAAAGFRAVVEAICANKKISSSDLNLDINNLCRSGIINKKDRDRLHSIRFLGNESIHAKNKPKLNDLLFVNKIIENILNNIYVLDADLDNTLTCVIDSYEEFENYLNTCISSKEINSIHNLNSILGNNRRIIKEDIPDFEKQLNIKIETGEYNKLSLHSSSDNKSSSNQKYKIEFNQ; this comes from the coding sequence ATGAATAGGAATTATAAAGGAATTACAATAAAAAGTGATTGTCCTTCATGCAAGAAAGAGACAAATCATAGAATTGTAGAAATAATCAAAGAAAAACATAGTGATGAAGACAGTTGGTTTCAGAATGAATATATGATTATTATGTGTCAGGGTTGTAATACATACTCATTCAGAAAAGAATATGTTGATGAAACTTGTTTTTATGGCAATGAAGAAGTTACTCTAAATCCGGATATTGAAATATATCCAAAGCCTGAAATACTAAAGAGTAATCCTATTTATAATAATGTGCCCAGGAACGTCCGATCTATATATAATGAAGCAATAATTGCAGTTAATAATGACTGTAATATTTTAGCAGCAGCCGGATTTCGTGCAGTTGTTGAAGCTATTTGTGCTAACAAAAAAATAAGCAGTTCAGATCTAAATTTAGACATAAACAATTTATGTCGCTCTGGCATAATAAATAAAAAGGACAGAGATCGATTACATTCGATAAGATTCTTAGGTAATGAATCTATTCATGCGAAGAATAAACCAAAGTTAAATGATCTTCTCTTTGTAAATAAAATAATTGAGAATATTCTGAATAATATTTATGTACTAGACGCTGATTTGGATAATACGCTCACATGTGTTATTGATTCGTACGAGGAATTTGAGAATTATCTAAATACTTGTATTTCATCAAAAGAGATAAATTCAATTCACAATTTAAACTCTATCCTGGGCAATAACAGAAGAATTATTAAAGAAGACATTCCTGATTTCGAAAAACAATTGAATATAAAAATTGAAACGGGAGAATATAATAAATTATCACTTCATTCATCATCTGATAATAAGTCTTCAAGTAATCAAAAATATAAAATTGAATTTAATCAATAA